One part of the Acinetobacter sp. XS-4 genome encodes these proteins:
- a CDS encoding NAD(P)H-dependent oxidoreductase, whose product MKKTLVIVTHPHIDQSVVNKRWVEELEKHPDQFTVHQIYQAYPDGGIDVAKEQALVEEHENLVFQFPVYWFNCPPLLKQWIDEVVTYGWAYGSTGDKLKNKKFMLALSAGVKEKVYSKYGEYKLSLEQIFTPFELTALYVGADYQPLHAFYGLDTNPSEDDDVPTHQDIENNAIEYVQKLLALSE is encoded by the coding sequence ATGAAAAAGACATTAGTCATCGTTACGCATCCTCACATAGACCAGTCTGTTGTAAATAAAAGATGGGTAGAGGAACTAGAAAAACACCCAGACCAATTTACAGTTCACCAAATTTATCAGGCCTACCCAGACGGGGGGATTGATGTTGCCAAAGAGCAAGCACTTGTAGAAGAACACGAAAATTTAGTATTTCAATTTCCAGTGTATTGGTTTAACTGTCCACCGCTTTTGAAACAATGGATTGATGAAGTTGTGACTTATGGTTGGGCGTATGGCTCAACAGGTGACAAGCTTAAAAATAAAAAGTTTATGCTGGCTTTGTCTGCTGGTGTGAAAGAAAAAGTTTACTCAAAGTATGGTGAATACAAGCTTTCTTTAGAGCAGATTTTTACTCCATTTGAACTTACTGCTTTATATGTTGGGGCTGACTATCAACCACTTCATGCATTTTATGGTTTAGATACAAACCCTTCTGAAGATGACGATGTTCCGACTCACCAAGACATCGAAAATAATGCGATTGAGTATGTTCAGAAGTTATTAGCGTTGTCTGAGTAA
- a CDS encoding DUF6500 family protein → MRNELREIFIKGCDDKIEKKGDNVGLSFYAFFKNKNDNPELLMEAAHWWIMLHKLDHFEKAVKIKQLVLSES, encoded by the coding sequence ATGAGAAATGAATTAAGAGAAATTTTTATTAAGGGATGCGACGATAAAATTGAAAAAAAAGGAGACAATGTCGGTCTGTCTTTTTATGCTTTTTTTAAAAATAAGAATGATAACCCTGAGTTACTGATGGAAGCAGCACATTGGTGGATTATGTTGCATAAGCTAGATCACTTTGAGAAAGCTGTGAAGATTAAACAATTGGTTTTGAGTGAAAGTTAA
- a CDS encoding helix-turn-helix domain-containing protein has translation MTECVPSHTPLEETGFGYTLSLINGKYKMIIMYWLYEKNVMRFNEMQRCIGNISFRTLSNTLKELERDQLIIRKEYPQIPPKVEYRLSERGQSLIPLLDMMCEWGEQNKPS, from the coding sequence ATGACTGAATGCGTTCCATCACATACGCCATTAGAAGAAACGGGATTTGGCTACACTCTTTCTTTAATTAATGGCAAATATAAAATGATTATTATGTATTGGCTGTATGAAAAAAATGTCATGCGTTTTAATGAGATGCAACGCTGCATTGGCAATATTTCGTTTAGAACACTCAGCAATACACTTAAAGAGTTAGAAAGAGACCAGCTTATTATTCGCAAGGAATATCCTCAAATTCCACCAAAGGTTGAGTATCGCCTTTCTGAAAGAGGACAGTCTTTAATTCCCTTGTTAGATATGATGTGCGAATGGGGCGAGCAGAATAAGCCATCTTAG